AATAATCCCTTAGTGCTTTGGAGGTGTATATATTTAGCACTGGCCTTGTAGGAACTACACTGTTGATGAATCTTCTTGCGGTTTCAGGTCTTAGTCATATATGGACATCAATAGCTTATGTTTCTTGATTATTAGGTGGATTACGAAATAGAATTGTTCACGAGGGTTTCCGTATGCGACTATAGATATTATAGCCAATCTGTtgctttctttgtttcttgtcCGTTGCCTCATATTTAGCAATATTTGACGCTGCATGTTGATTTTCCTGATAGATGATCCTGGTGTTCCTCACTCGCAGCATCACCGGAATTTTCTGAAGGAACATGTCGTTTTTAAGGAGGTAACGCAGTGTTCCCCGTTTTATTGACTGCATGTAGTTCAGGACTAGTTAACGTAGGCTGGATTCAGAAGGAATAGTAGGTACGCTTTCCGTTTACAAGAACATAATATGCCTACTTGAAATATTAGAggatgtttctttttttgtaagaaCTCACTATGGATACTTTGGGATTTACTTTCCTTGCTTTTACAGCAATTAATCATGGATGTTTGAATTTTGTTGGGATTCTTTAGCATAGCTCTTTATTTTTTACAGGCAATACCAATTAAAGACCCCTTAGTCCTGTCAAAGATACACCAAACCTACAGAATCGGTTACTTGAAGGTTGGATCCCATAGTTTGTTATTTTTCGAACTCTTATGCCTTCTTTGGTAGGTATTAGGCTTCTCACTTACTGTCACGTTTTACAGGATGTTGTTTTGGCTAGAGTACTAGATGATGCTATTGTTGCAAACTTGAATTCAGTAATCCATGCGAACAATGCCATTGTAAGTTGTCCATGGAAATACTATCACATATATGACTTGAAAGAATGCATCCATATTTTTGTTAACTGAAGTGCATCTTCTCCAGGTTGTTTCATTGCTGAAGGATGATAGCACTTTTATTCAAGAATTATTTACAAGGTTGAAGTCACCGTCTACATCTATGGAATCCAAGAAATTTTTGGTATTTCCTGCTTTCAAGAGGCGTTTGTGTATTTCATTTTAAGCCTCAGTTGTTTTGTATTCGTGAATGTTTACAAAACTTATTTCAGTTAACATTTAATTGGGATCCTCTTCTCTAGCCCCAGTGGTGAGATGATCTACGTGAGACCATAGATGGATACAATAGATTGACGTTAGAATAATATTGTTTTTCAGTTGGATTAGTCAGACTGATGTGCTTTCATTCTCTATAAAATAGGTATATTTCCTGCACGAATTTTGTAGTTTAAGCAAGAGCCTCCAAGTGGTGCAGCAGCTACGGCTTTTTAGGTATGTCCTCAGCATAAACTAAATGCCCTTCCTTTGCTAAGTGCTTCTTTGAGAATCGTCTTTAGTGCTCTGTTTCTCAGTTTCTGTGTTTGTCTTGTCAATGATATTTCAGGGACCTTATTAATGAAGGGATTTTTCATGTCATAGAGGAAGTCTTGCAGATTCCAGACAAAAAACTCGTATTAACTGGGTATACAGTTAATTAAACGTGATAGCTCATTGTGGTTACTTTGTTTCCACTTTCTAGTGCCTGTAAGAAATTTCAGGTAATTTTCAAACTGTATACTCAAGATAACTATTGTTGTGGAGGCAGGGCAGATATCCTGATGCTTTTCTTGGCTCAAGACCCCAACCTTTTACGTTCTTATGTTGTTCGTACAGAAGGAACCCCCCTGCTCGGCCTCCTGGTAATTTTCTGTATGCCTTTTGATTGTTTATTCAGTTGtaaggtcttttttttttggcttttttttctgttttgctTAGACTTGAGTTATAATTGTCTCTCTTGTTTGTGTAACAGTTGAAGGGAATGACGGAAGACTTTGGTGATAAGATGCATTGCCAATTTCTAGAAATTATCCGAACATTACTGGATGCAAATGCATTGTCTGGTGGATTTCAGGTGCATCCTTGTTTCCTTTCAACACCTCAATTTCTGATAATTAAATAGTGGCGCTATTCTCCCCCTTTTTTGCGTACTTCTTTTGAATCAGTTTATAGTCAAGCTTGCTAAGAAAAAAGTTCCGAGGCCTTCAATATCTTGCCTGTGAATCAGCAGAAGAcacttaaaattttgttttcaccATTTACGTTGTATTCAATGTTCTTCAAGCTATCTGCTGGAATTATTAAAGCCCTGAACTTTTTGTTTAACCTTAGCCATGTTTCTCTTCTAATCTGGTAGACAGACATCCTGATTTctgttatttatttaatttattccaTCTTAGCAGAAAGCGAATATCATGGATATTTTCTACGAGAAGCATCTACCTGAGTTAGTGGATGTTATTACTTCCTCATGTCCTGACAAGTCAGCCAACACATCTGAAGGCGCAGACGGAAGGATTATCACAAAGCCTGAAGTCCTACTGAATATATGTGAACTGCTGTGCTTTTGCATCATGCAAGATTTATCTAGAACGAGGTATTCATATTTGATGCTTATTCACTTCTTCTGTGTTGTTCTCATGCTGGAATCCATTGGATACTATTTGTTGGGCAATTTCTTCTTGTGTACAGATGTAGTTTTCTCCAAAACAACGTGACTGAAAAGGTCTTGCATCTCACAcggagaaaagaaaaatatctagTGGTTGCCGCTATTCGATTTGTCCGTACTCTCCTATATGTGCATGTAAGtagatttgtttgtttttttgataaaaaaaaagtagatttgtTTGGACCTGAGACGATATACATTGGTCATCTGATATAGTTCCGGAATAATCccttttactaaataattgagCCATTTAGTGTAGGtaatcacgttttttttttttgctaaatagtTGAATTATCTTATCTCACTTTCCCGAATTCTTGCAAGCAGTAGGTATCATAGTCATTCTGTAACGAATTAAATTGCTTGTGACAGCTGACTTTTTGTTTCTTCGTCTGATGCTACCTTTGATTTACCATCGTGACTACAAAAAAGCTCATTAGATACCGTAATTGCtgaaatatatttctatttcaGGATGATTATGTCCAGAGTTACGTTGTTAAGAACAACGTTCTGAAACCGATTATGGATGTCTTCATTGCCAATGGGAACCGGTACAATCTACTGAACTCTGCCGTCTTGGATCTGCTTGAGCACATACGCAAGGTTCTTCTTTCCCCCTTTTGTGTATCTAGTTACCGAAGTAATCGTATTTAGCTATCAATTTTTTATTCATGTGTAGGGAAATGCGACTCTGTTACTCAAATACATAGTTGATACGTTCTGGGATCAGTTGGCCCCGTTTCAGTGCTTGGCCTCCATCCAGGCTTTCATGCTCAAGTATGAACAGGTATTGCTTCTggtacttgttttttttttttactttagagAAATTTGTATGTATAGTTGTTAAAACAAATTGTCTTCAGTGCTTAGAAACTGCCGGACCGAAAAGCACAGCTGATGCGGTTGATCCGAGAAGAAGAGTTGAGGAGCGTGCTTTGGATAAAGAGGAGGAAGATTATTTCAATGAAGAGAGGTTTATCTCTTGGTGTTAAAACaatgatttctttttttctgattAAACGTTTTCTGACACAATTTTGTACTGACAGCGATGAAGAAGATTCTGCATCTGCTTCGAATACACAAAAGGAAAAACCTGCTTCTAATACAGAGAAAGATCAAGCAGAGCCTCATCTTTCAAATGGAGTGGATGCaagcccttcttcttcttccaggTATATTAGTTCCACAATGTAAATTCATGAAATGCATAAGCAGTACCTTTGTCTAATGGGGTTTGCTTGCTACTTCTATCAACTATATATAGCATGAGGTCTGGAGGCTTAGTTGACTATGAggacgatgaagatgatgaagactATAAGCCTCCTCCTCTGAGGCAGCCAGAGGAGGGCGAAGACGAGCTCCTTAGCTTGAAACGCAAATCACCTTTGGTGGAAAGAGAACAAGAGCCATCCAAAAAACCACGGCTGGGTAAAAGAGAAAATGTGTTTACTGTGCTGTGCTCGACGCTGAGCCATGCAGTGCGAACGGGCAAGAAAAGTCAAGGCACGTCTGAATCTGCAGCCAAGGAACCTGAGGAATCTAGAAGTAGTGAAGAGAATACTAGAAGCAGTTCAAATGATGAAAGCCATAAGGAGGATGATGGAGTTGCCTGTCGTGAACACGGAACATCATCAGACAATGGAAAGCTGAATGCGGAAGAATCCGTGGTAGTTGCTCAAAAATCATCACCTGAGATGGCTGTAAATGGCCGTGCAGCCACActataaatttttgaattttagtatatttttatttgaaatggaAATGTAATAGGCCTACAAAATGTAAGCTCAACAAGATAACATTCCTTTTGGTATTTTATGGCTTTTATTCTGTGGGCTTATATTTGAAATGGAATctaatatttagataattaggCTTATAAATTGAGGCCTAAGACTATGATTAATCTCAGTCTTTTAACTGAAATTTTTAGCTTCCgttaagagacggtttttagttttttttaagatttttaactaaaaaaaactaagaaccgtctcttattttaaaagatataaaagccGTTTTTTAgccgaaaaatgtaaaaaaaaacaaaaaaaatgtcaaatcataaaTCATGAATTAAGAATTTGGCTAAGAGACCGTGGTTAATCATATGAGCATGTTTATCCGGGGTCCTTAGCGAGGTTCTTAGTGCGTGGGCCCCTACAAAACCCTTAAAGATCGGTTACAaaaactattaattaaaaactgattttagtgagtttcttacactgttcgcgGACCCCACTGACTAGTGGCGACCCGCGATtggtttgcttttttttttttttttttttttttaaaaaaacctaAGAAACCCAatggataaagatgctctaaaaCACACTGTCTTAAAGATTTTAGCAGACAACTACTCTAGCCTTTGACTTTGTTTGCTTCTTGCCTCACTTACAGTAGGAAATGTTGTAAATTAAACCTTCATCACAATGGCCATGTGTATAGAATAACTCTATGGGGTTGATaattgtgtatatataaaatccttttctattttctttgtCAACCCAACCATAGATTTAAAATCTTTCTGGAATGATTGTTACACATCAAGTACACTTAAGCTTCGAATACGTTCCTAGGATTGGGTTGAGCAACCAAAGAAACACTGACAAGCAATTCCCTTAATTTGtggtattatatattaatttttggttttaacTCAAGAATATGAACtcaaagattataagaaaacacttcttattagtttaaaaaaatctcTCAAAACTTACTCTCGCACAATTTCTCAATTCATATGATATGCAATACAATTtgcatctttatatatataaatctagtTTATCCTAAATTCATTAGGActcatatattatttaaataactcCCAAATAATATATCTCACTCATTCATAACTAGATTAGGAATTagataaatacattttttattaataattttatttatttaaacattactgattaaataaatattaaaaatatagatgcattttaatcatttttttaatttatgtgaaAGATAtcgaaatgatttttttatgaaacagGCGGAATATAAACAAAGAATAATTAATGTATAtgcaaaaatatatcaaatttaataGAACATAAGCTTTGTtggattattttaaaataacatataattaaaattaagttGGAGAATTGGTCACACAAAATTCATATTTGTTAAAATTCATCTTCCGTAGTAAAAATGAGAGGAAGCAACGCGGAAAGTCACCACCCTTTATTGCTAAAGTGGGTTTAAgggtttttttaaattttttgttttttttttgtttttttatctggaaaaaaaataaaaagagaaccAATCGCGGGTAGCCACGTGTTAGTGAAGCCCACAGACAGTATATGAAACCAACAAAAATTGATCCTTATTTGATCACTTGTGTTAccgattttttttgttgatttgtgGGGCTCTAGCATGATTATTGAGAGGTTATTATGGTGGAGTTCTTACCAGAATATAAgaatccgtctcttaacttttaactgaaaaagctaagaaccgactattaaataagagttttaagagacggttcttatctttttagttaaaaattaaaagacagatttttatatttcggtAAGAACTTCGTCCTAAAATATTAGGgggtaattatttatttaaattgtttaacttttttttttttttaataaacttggTTTTAAGCTCATATGCGTTTGCCGCTTCAGGGAAATACAGAGAGAGTGACGAAAAAGAGGTTTGCGATTTCCTAAAATGGACGTTTCGCCGCCGGAAGTCGACGAGAGTTTCTCAGCAGAAGACGACGAAGACGAAGACCTGTGCCGGATTTGCCGATCGCCGGAGGAGCCAGGAAATCCGTTACGGTATCCGTGCTTGTGCCGAGGCTCCATCAAGTTCGTTCACCAGGATTGCCTTCGTACCTGGCTCAATCGCCGCCGCGGAAACAACAAATGCGAGGTTACCTTCTTCTTCGTGATACCTTGGGGGATTTTGAGatggatagtttagggttttagcTTGGCTCGTTCGTTTTTTGGGGTTTATCGTTATGCTTACGATTCGCCAGAAGAATCT
This region of Brassica napus cultivar Da-Ae chromosome C5, Da-Ae, whole genome shotgun sequence genomic DNA includes:
- the LOC106400534 gene encoding serine/threonine-protein phosphatase 4 regulatory subunit 3 isoform X1 — encoded protein: MGAAPEKSQSNSNLLQRVKVYHLNEDGKWDDRGTGHVSIDYVERSEELSLCVVDEEDNETLLVHPINTEDIYRKQEDTIISWRDPERSTELALSFQETAGCSYVWDQICSMQRNLHFGSLNSETFHSLNSELKELPAVELTTLPLILKIVTESGMTDQMRLTEIILKDHDFFRNLMGVFKICEELENVDGLHMIFNIVKGIILLNSSQILEKIFGDELIMEIIGCLEYDPGVPHSQHHRNFLKEHVVFKEAIPIKDPLVLSKIHQTYRIGYLKDVVLARVLDDAIVANLNSVIHANNAIVVSLLKDDSTFIQELFTRLKSPSTSMESKKFLVYFLHEFCSLSKSLQVVQQLRLFRDLINEGIFHVIEEVLQIPDKKLVLTGADILMLFLAQDPNLLRSYVVRTEGTPLLGLLLKGMTEDFGDKMHCQFLEIIRTLLDANALSGGFQQKANIMDIFYEKHLPELVDVITSSCPDKSANTSEGADGRIITKPEVLLNICELLCFCIMQDLSRTRCSFLQNNVTEKVLHLTRRKEKYLVVAAIRFVRTLLYVHDDYVQSYVVKNNVLKPIMDVFIANGNRYNLLNSAVLDLLEHIRKGNATLLLKYIVDTFWDQLAPFQCLASIQAFMLKYEQCLETAGPKSTADAVDPRRRVEERALDKEEEDYFNEESDEEDSASASNTQKEKPASNTEKDQAEPHLSNGVDASPSSSSSMRSGGLVDYEDDEDDEDYKPPPLRQPEEGEDELLSLKRKSPLVEREQEPSKKPRLGKRENVFTVLCSTLSHAVRTGKKSQGTSESAAKEPEESRSSEENTRSSSNDESHKEDDGVACREHGTSSDNGKLNAEESVVVAQKSSPEMAVNGRAATL
- the LOC106400534 gene encoding serine/threonine-protein phosphatase 4 regulatory subunit 3 isoform X2, which translates into the protein MGAAPEKSQSNSNLLQRVKVYHLNEDGKWDDRGTGHVSIDYVERSEELSLCVVDEEDNETLLVHPINTEDIYRKQEDTIISWRDPERSTELALSFQETAGCSYVWDQICSMQRNLHFGSLNSETFHSLNSELKELPAVELTTLPLILKIVTESGMTDQMRLTEIILKDHDFFRNLMGVFKICEELENVDGLHMIFNIVKGIILLNSSQILEKIFGDELIMEIIGCLEYDPGVPHSQHHRNFLKEHVVFKEAIPIKDPLVLSKIHQTYRIGYLKDVVLARVLDDAIVANLNSVIHANNAIVVSLLKDDSTFIQELFTRLKSPSTSMESKKFLVYFLHEFCSLSKSLQVVQQLRLFRDLINEGIFHVIEEVLQIPDKKLVLTGADILMLFLAQDPNLLRSYVVRTEGTPLLGLLLKGMTEDFGDKMHCQFLEIIRTLLDANALSGGFQKANIMDIFYEKHLPELVDVITSSCPDKSANTSEGADGRIITKPEVLLNICELLCFCIMQDLSRTRCSFLQNNVTEKVLHLTRRKEKYLVVAAIRFVRTLLYVHDDYVQSYVVKNNVLKPIMDVFIANGNRYNLLNSAVLDLLEHIRKGNATLLLKYIVDTFWDQLAPFQCLASIQAFMLKYEQCLETAGPKSTADAVDPRRRVEERALDKEEEDYFNEESDEEDSASASNTQKEKPASNTEKDQAEPHLSNGVDASPSSSSSMRSGGLVDYEDDEDDEDYKPPPLRQPEEGEDELLSLKRKSPLVEREQEPSKKPRLGKRENVFTVLCSTLSHAVRTGKKSQGTSESAAKEPEESRSSEENTRSSSNDESHKEDDGVACREHGTSSDNGKLNAEESVVVAQKSSPEMAVNGRAATL
- the LOC106400534 gene encoding serine/threonine-protein phosphatase 4 regulatory subunit 3 isoform X3; this translates as MGAAPEKSQSNSNLLQRVKVYHLNEDGKWDDRGTGHRSEELSLCVVDEEDNETLLVHPINTEDIYRKQEDTIISWRDPERSTELALSFQETAGCSYVWDQICSMQRNLHFGSLNSETFHSLNSELKELPAVELTTLPLILKIVTESGMTDQMRLTEIILKDHDFFRNLMGVFKICEELENVDGLHMIFNIVKGIILLNSSQILEKIFGDELIMEIIGCLEYDPGVPHSQHHRNFLKEHVVFKEAIPIKDPLVLSKIHQTYRIGYLKDVVLARVLDDAIVANLNSVIHANNAIVVSLLKDDSTFIQELFTRLKSPSTSMESKKFLVYFLHEFCSLSKSLQVVQQLRLFRDLINEGIFHVIEEVLQIPDKKLVLTGADILMLFLAQDPNLLRSYVVRTEGTPLLGLLLKGMTEDFGDKMHCQFLEIIRTLLDANALSGGFQQKANIMDIFYEKHLPELVDVITSSCPDKSANTSEGADGRIITKPEVLLNICELLCFCIMQDLSRTRCSFLQNNVTEKVLHLTRRKEKYLVVAAIRFVRTLLYVHDDYVQSYVVKNNVLKPIMDVFIANGNRYNLLNSAVLDLLEHIRKGNATLLLKYIVDTFWDQLAPFQCLASIQAFMLKYEQCLETAGPKSTADAVDPRRRVEERALDKEEEDYFNEESDEEDSASASNTQKEKPASNTEKDQAEPHLSNGVDASPSSSSSMRSGGLVDYEDDEDDEDYKPPPLRQPEEGEDELLSLKRKSPLVEREQEPSKKPRLGKRENVFTVLCSTLSHAVRTGKKSQGTSESAAKEPEESRSSEENTRSSSNDESHKEDDGVACREHGTSSDNGKLNAEESVVVAQKSSPEMAVNGRAATL
- the LOC106400534 gene encoding serine/threonine-protein phosphatase 4 regulatory subunit 3 isoform X4, whose product is MGAAPEKSQSNSNLLQRVKVYHLNEDGKWDDRGTGHRSEELSLCVVDEEDNETLLVHPINTEDIYRKQEDTIISWRDPERSTELALSFQETAGCSYVWDQICSMQRNLHFGSLNSETFHSLNSELKELPAVELTTLPLILKIVTESGMTDQMRLTEIILKDHDFFRNLMGVFKICEELENVDGLHMIFNIVKGIILLNSSQILEKIFGDELIMEIIGCLEYDPGVPHSQHHRNFLKEHVVFKEAIPIKDPLVLSKIHQTYRIGYLKDVVLARVLDDAIVANLNSVIHANNAIVVSLLKDDSTFIQELFTRLKSPSTSMESKKFLVYFLHEFCSLSKSLQVVQQLRLFRDLINEGIFHVIEEVLQIPDKKLVLTGADILMLFLAQDPNLLRSYVVRTEGTPLLGLLLKGMTEDFGDKMHCQFLEIIRTLLDANALSGGFQKANIMDIFYEKHLPELVDVITSSCPDKSANTSEGADGRIITKPEVLLNICELLCFCIMQDLSRTRCSFLQNNVTEKVLHLTRRKEKYLVVAAIRFVRTLLYVHDDYVQSYVVKNNVLKPIMDVFIANGNRYNLLNSAVLDLLEHIRKGNATLLLKYIVDTFWDQLAPFQCLASIQAFMLKYEQCLETAGPKSTADAVDPRRRVEERALDKEEEDYFNEESDEEDSASASNTQKEKPASNTEKDQAEPHLSNGVDASPSSSSSMRSGGLVDYEDDEDDEDYKPPPLRQPEEGEDELLSLKRKSPLVEREQEPSKKPRLGKRENVFTVLCSTLSHAVRTGKKSQGTSESAAKEPEESRSSEENTRSSSNDESHKEDDGVACREHGTSSDNGKLNAEESVVVAQKSSPEMAVNGRAATL